One Eurosta solidaginis isolate ZX-2024a chromosome 5, ASM4086904v1, whole genome shotgun sequence DNA segment encodes these proteins:
- the LOC137251684 gene encoding uncharacterized protein isoform X3 codes for MKNMESLSPLKSYLGLMRRIPEHEKTQLPQKPKPLYKNRVTPTRYERERAAMKNKPRKVLNLEERVIAIRSYHENPVYQRVASICKCSWEQIRNVIANRDDILRYYGECQTVTPKDSPQYARNKKINFLGNVTYEFVKRAYYHQSAILNDEVVQQRATKVRDILQISQFHPNKAWIADFKKVYNIDWNNLDALIILGKPPYSLDIKDLIDYCARMVAKAVSLIGEVPKQLAHKEVRHDVFDANADDDDDDDDDGDGDVYCEEASVGGIFGGTYGDNESDSMLVDNYDNVPVVNEIDDFAAMYQNNNTTRNYDEDQTLNDDEAESIVPHNYVDDNRTSNFNTTKSSACRTTVQHETTLASKSSTTQSLGDVQIKQEQRSRSNSPTLLSPVNMNSSMSGNCGANGGTNVKRQKMDGMIATPVELKSSGALRDPINTYADAIRALSPLEDFAIQEEDFTAINLLTQLGHLFERCAKRKPERKNI; via the coding sequence CCCACAAGATATGAGCGCGAACGCGCTGCCATGAAAAACAAACCACGAAAGGTACTTAATTTAGAAGAACGCGTTATAGCCATACGTTCATATCATGAAAACCCCGTTTATCAACGCGTCGCCTCCATCTGCAAATGTAGTTGGGAACAAATTCGCAATGTAATCGCCAATCGTGATGACATTCTACGCTACTATGGTGAATGTCAAACGGTTACACCAAAAGATTCACCACAATATGCACGAAATAAGAAAATTAACTTTCTCGGCAATGTAAcatacgaatttgttaaacgtgCCTATTATCATCAGAGTGCCATACTTAATGATGAAGTTGTACAACAGCGTGCAACAAAAGTACGTGATATACTACAAATTTCACAATTTCATCCAAATAAGGCATGGATAGCTGATTTTAAAAAAGTCTACAATATAGATTGGAATAATTTGGATGCGTTGATAATACTAGGAAAACCGCCCTATTCATTAGATATTAAAGATTTAATTGATTATTGTGCACGAATGGTCGCAAAAGCAGTCTCACTTATAGGCGAAGTACCAAAGCAATTAGCGCACAAGGAAGTGCGACATGATGTTTTCGATGCTAATgccgatgatgatgatgatgatgatgacgatggcGATGGCGATGTATATTGTGAGGAGGCTAGTGTTGGAGGTATTTTTGGTGGTACCTATGGGGATAATGAATCCGATTCAATGTTAGTCGATAATTATGACAATGTGCCGGTAGTAAATGAAATAGATGATTTTGCTGCAATGTATCAAAATAATAACACTACACGAAACTATGACGAAGATCAAACGTTGAACGATGATGAAGCAGAGTCCATCGTACCACACAATTATGTTGATGATAATAGAACTTCTAATTTCAATACAACAAAGTCGAGTGCATGCAGAACAACTGTGCAGCATGAGACAACCCTAGCGTCAAAGTCATCAACAACACAATCACTAGGCGATGTACAAATTAAACAAGAACAACGTAGCCGTAGTAATAGTCCTACTTTGCTATCACCAGTGAATATGAATAGTAGTATGAGTGGAAATTGCGGTGCAAATGGTGGTACAAATGTGAAACGTCAGAAAATGGATGGAATGATAGCAACGCCTGTCGAATTGAAGTCCAGCGGCGCACTGCGTGATCCAATTAATACTTATGCTGACGCAATACGTGCTTTGTCACCTCTAGAAGATTTTGCTATACAAGAAGAAGATTTTACTGCCATAAATTTACTTACCCAGTTGGGACATTTATTCGAGAGATGTGCTAAGCGTAAGCCTGAAcgcaaaaatatttaa
- the LOC137251684 gene encoding uncharacterized protein isoform X4, whose amino-acid sequence MKNPTRYERERAAMKNKPRKVLNLEERVIAIRSYHENPVYQRVASICKCSWEQIRNVIANRDDILRYYGECQTVTPKDSPQYARNKKINFLGNVTYEFVKRAYYHQSAILNDEVVQQRATKVRDILQISQFHPNKAWIADFKKVYNIDWNNLDALIILGKPPYSLDIKDLIDYCARMVAKAVSLIGEVPKQLAHKEVRHDVFDANADDDDDDDDDGDGDVYCEEASVGGIFGGTYGDNESDSMLVDNYDNVPVVNEIDDFAAMYQNNNTTRNYDEDQTLNDDEAESIVPHNYVDDNRTSNFNTTKSSACRTTVQHETTLASKSSTTQSLGDVQIKQEQRSRSNSPTLLSPVNMNSSMSGNCGANGGTNVKRQKMDGMIATPVELKSSGALRDPINTYADAIRALSPLEDFAIQEEDFTAINLLTQLGHLFERCAKRKPERKNI is encoded by the coding sequence CCCACAAGATATGAGCGCGAACGCGCTGCCATGAAAAACAAACCACGAAAGGTACTTAATTTAGAAGAACGCGTTATAGCCATACGTTCATATCATGAAAACCCCGTTTATCAACGCGTCGCCTCCATCTGCAAATGTAGTTGGGAACAAATTCGCAATGTAATCGCCAATCGTGATGACATTCTACGCTACTATGGTGAATGTCAAACGGTTACACCAAAAGATTCACCACAATATGCACGAAATAAGAAAATTAACTTTCTCGGCAATGTAAcatacgaatttgttaaacgtgCCTATTATCATCAGAGTGCCATACTTAATGATGAAGTTGTACAACAGCGTGCAACAAAAGTACGTGATATACTACAAATTTCACAATTTCATCCAAATAAGGCATGGATAGCTGATTTTAAAAAAGTCTACAATATAGATTGGAATAATTTGGATGCGTTGATAATACTAGGAAAACCGCCCTATTCATTAGATATTAAAGATTTAATTGATTATTGTGCACGAATGGTCGCAAAAGCAGTCTCACTTATAGGCGAAGTACCAAAGCAATTAGCGCACAAGGAAGTGCGACATGATGTTTTCGATGCTAATgccgatgatgatgatgatgatgatgacgatggcGATGGCGATGTATATTGTGAGGAGGCTAGTGTTGGAGGTATTTTTGGTGGTACCTATGGGGATAATGAATCCGATTCAATGTTAGTCGATAATTATGACAATGTGCCGGTAGTAAATGAAATAGATGATTTTGCTGCAATGTATCAAAATAATAACACTACACGAAACTATGACGAAGATCAAACGTTGAACGATGATGAAGCAGAGTCCATCGTACCACACAATTATGTTGATGATAATAGAACTTCTAATTTCAATACAACAAAGTCGAGTGCATGCAGAACAACTGTGCAGCATGAGACAACCCTAGCGTCAAAGTCATCAACAACACAATCACTAGGCGATGTACAAATTAAACAAGAACAACGTAGCCGTAGTAATAGTCCTACTTTGCTATCACCAGTGAATATGAATAGTAGTATGAGTGGAAATTGCGGTGCAAATGGTGGTACAAATGTGAAACGTCAGAAAATGGATGGAATGATAGCAACGCCTGTCGAATTGAAGTCCAGCGGCGCACTGCGTGATCCAATTAATACTTATGCTGACGCAATACGTGCTTTGTCACCTCTAGAAGATTTTGCTATACAAGAAGAAGATTTTACTGCCATAAATTTACTTACCCAGTTGGGACATTTATTCGAGAGATGTGCTAAGCGTAAGCCTGAAcgcaaaaatatttaa